The Candidatus Methylomirabilota bacterium genome includes the window CCAGCGCCGGCAGGGACCAGTTCGGGTAGTCATCGCGGGGCCACGGCGTGTACGTGATGCCGTCGCTCGCCGCCATGGCGCCGCAGCGGCGCCACCCCTCTTCCCGGTACGTGCCCTTGAACACGACCGACGGGTCGGGCTCCGGGCGAAGCGGAAAGGCCTTCCACTGGATGACGAGGTCGTCACCCATCTCATCTTTAAGTCTCCGGAGGCGCACGGCCGCCGGGTAGCACCACGGTCAGAGGTAATCAGCGTATTCCACGATGTGCACAGGCATGGTCGCCTCCCGGAGTGATTGTACCGGGTGTGATTGTACCGCAAGGGGCGGTCACGAGGCGGACCGCGTGACGGTTGCGATATACTCCCGCGCATGACGCGAGGATCCCTCGTCGGAGTCCTTTTGTGCGCCGCCGTCGCCGGCGGCTGCGCCGGGTCCATCTCCTTCGAGAACGCGACCCCGAAGACGCCGGAGCGCGTCGAGGGGCGTCTCGTCAAGCCGGGCGGGTCCGGGCCTTTTCCCGCGCTCGTCCTTCTTCACGGCTGCCACGGCGTCTCCCCGCAGGTCTACGCCTGGGCGCGCTGGCTTGCCGACCGGGGCTACGTCGCCTTCGTTGTAGACAGCTTTGGGCCGCGCAAGGAGCCGGCGGACTGCAAGGACGACCCGAGCCCCGGCGCCATGCCCAACACCGCGCGCTTCGACGATGCGATCGGCGCCTTGCGGTATCTGCAGTCCCGGCCGTTCGTTGTTCCGGATCGGGTCGCGTCGTTCGGCTGGTCACAGGGGGGACAGTACGCCATGTCGGTCATCAACGGGCCGACCCTCGAGCGCGCCCGCGCGCGGGGGGTCCCGCTGCCGCCGGTGGGATTTGCCGCCGGCATCGCCATGTACCCGGGCGGATGCCGCGACTACGCCAAGGAGCTGGTCGTGAGACCCCTGCTCCTTCTAATCGGCGGCTCAGACGACTGGACGCCGCCCCAATACTGCCGCGAGATGGCGGCGAACGTGAGGGCGCGCGGCGCCGACGTGACGCTCGTCGAGTACAAGGGCGCCTACCACTACTTCGACGTGGTCGGCCAGCGGAAGGAGGTGCTCAAGGACATCGAGCAGCCGTTCACGCGGGGCAGCTACGGCGTGACCGTCGCGTACGATCCCGAGGCGGCGGCCGACGCCCAGCGGCAGGTCGAGGCCTTCCTGGCGCGGGTCCTCAAGGGCGCGCGGCCGCGCTGACGCCGCGTCTGCCGTTGCTCTCTCACGGCGCGGCGTGCTAGCGTGGGCGACTGATTCATGGACGCGTCGGTCGAGCTCGTCAAGCGGCTCCTGGCCTCGGTGGTGCACATCCACGCCGAGGTGCCTGCGGCCCATCCCTCCGCGCGGATACTCGGCGACGAGCGCATGGGTACCGGCATCATCGTGGACCCCTCGGGGCTCATCCTGACCGTCAACTACGTGGTCATGGGCGGCGAGACCATCCAGGTGAGCTTCGGCAAGGGGCGCTCCCAGCGGGCGGAGATCGTGGCCCAGGACTTCGAGCTCGGGCTTGCCTTGTTAAAGGTCAAGCGGACGAACCTGCCGGCGGTGCCTGTCGCGTCCTCGGATGACCTGGACCGCGGTGAGCCCGTCTTCGCGCTCGGTGCCACGGGTCCCAGGGAGCGGCGTGTGTCGGGCGGGCTCTTGACCTACCTCGGCGAGTTCGAGGCGTACT containing:
- a CDS encoding dienelactone hydrolase family protein, which encodes MTRGSLVGVLLCAAVAGGCAGSISFENATPKTPERVEGRLVKPGGSGPFPALVLLHGCHGVSPQVYAWARWLADRGYVAFVVDSFGPRKEPADCKDDPSPGAMPNTARFDDAIGALRYLQSRPFVVPDRVASFGWSQGGQYAMSVINGPTLERARARGVPLPPVGFAAGIAMYPGGCRDYAKELVVRPLLLLIGGSDDWTPPQYCREMAANVRARGADVTLVEYKGAYHYFDVVGQRKEVLKDIEQPFTRGSYGVTVAYDPEAAADAQRQVEAFLARVLKGARPR